One Oryza sativa Japonica Group chromosome 8, ASM3414082v1 DNA window includes the following coding sequences:
- the LOC136351625 gene encoding putative F-box/kelch-repeat protein At1g15680 translates to MEIMEEPPPAAGGDDDREVELPEDVLAEILRRLPPRSLAASRCVCTDWRSAIDSRRLLRPPAVARRHFHPLQRPHVPGVLLSSIFVTDNQQSPDIGDHCNGLLLLFSLLVVNPATRRWARLPPLPRTFAKLESGFFDKEFIVFDTTLSPHYEVFNIQFVDVGWYNVKTMDPVLKKSEWPPSPLVLHVFSSATGRWEERSFSREGDAAGTVASAQRLCRPEQCGYHV, encoded by the exons ATGGAGATCATGGaagagccgccgccggcagcgggaGGCGACGACGATCGCGAGGTGGAGCTACCGGAGGACGTGCTCGCCGAGATCCTCCGCCGCTTGCCCCCGCGAAGCCTCGCTGCGTCGCGCTGCGTCTGCACGGACTGGCGCTCCGCCATCGACTCCCGCCGGCTGCTACGCCCTCCCGCTGTCGCTCGCCGGCATTTTCATCCACTTCAACGCCCTCACGTTCCCGGAGTTCTTCTCTCGTCCATCTTCGTCACCGACAACC AACAAAGCCCCGACATCGGGGACCACTGCAACGGCCTCCTtttgcttttctctctccttgtGGTAAACCCGGCCACTCGAAGGTGGGCGCGCTTGCCACCATTGCCCCGCACCTTCGCCAAGCTGGAATCTGGGTTCTTTGACAAAGAATTCATCGTCTTCGACACTACCTTATCGCCGCACTATGAGGTTTTTAACATCCAATTTGTTGACGTCGGATGGTACAACGTAAAAACGATGGATCCCGTCTTGAAGAAATCAGAATGGCCACCATCGCCGCTCGTCCTCCATGTCTTCTCATCGGCGACAGGGCGATGGGAGGAGAGATCATTCTCTAGAGAAGGGGATGCAGCCGGAACCGTGGCTAGCGCTCAGAGGCTGTGCCGGCCGGAGCAGTGTG GGTATCATGTCTGA
- the LOC4345377 gene encoding uncharacterized protein, whose translation MERSALTMALLLLPLLAVTASAQVLCRSQFNLANEACSMRTLPGVMRPPLVPPRPLKLNETSVTGGGSRRHGLQSRGGGGGGGDEYDDDGDYYYDADGEEQGGGGGDEEGRGRRRRHRHRRNVDDDDESREDPHDTACCRRLMSLDNSCVCQAAARLPAFMTAVRHVVRLTPVDGCHVTFECPGSF comes from the coding sequence ATGGAGAGATCAGCACTAACAATGGCGCTGCTTCTGCTTCCGCTGCTCGCCGTGACGGCGAGCGCCCAGGTGTTGTGCCGGTCGCAGTTCAACCTCGCCAACGAGGCGTGCAGCATGCGCACCTTGCCGGGGGTCATGAGGCCGCcgctcgtgccgccgcgcccgctCAAGCTCAACGAGACGtcggtcaccggcggcgggagccgcaggCACGGGCTCCAGTctcggggcggcggtggcggcggcggcgacgagtatgacgacgacggcgactactactacgacgccgacggcgaggagcagggaggaggcggcggcgacgaggaggggcgtgggcggcggcggcgccaccggcaccggcgcaacgtggacgacgacgacgagagcagGGAGGACCCCCACGACACGGCGTGCTGCCGGCGCCTCATGTCGCTGGACAACTCGTGCGTCtgccaggcggcggcgcggctcccgGCGTTCATGACCGCCGTCCGGCACGTCGTCCGGCTCACTCCCGTCGACGGCTGCCACGTCACCTTCGAGTGCCCCGGCTCCTTCTAG
- the LOC107281942 gene encoding ethylene-responsive transcription factor 3 → MVAFRRIRISYSDPDATDSDSDSDSADAGDHDISSRSSRTNAAARRKVIVISLSRKKGRSLSQSGRHYRRRRSEIPAAAAKAVEAEDWPSSSDGMRRGAVAAARSASAAAKKGSRGGVYQRQPGRWAVDFRDSQLKVRQWLGTFPSEEEARAAYDAFEVQVRASLSRGGAGASSPAVAIAPSPARVKIQLPAPRRASGRRKKTQTTATVTTTTTTESLSQVTASSASPSSKEAPPPSSSASAATPPPLNPPPFVVDTFLGEDDHLAADEDDRFGFGLADLGHLPLPFLDDNDMDFKLSDSDDLSFLFDIGFM, encoded by the coding sequence ATGGTGGCCTTCCGGAGGATCCGGATCTCCTACTCCGACCCGGACGCCaccgactccgactccgactcggactccgccgacgccggcgaccaCGATATCAGCAGCCGAAGCAGCAGGACCaacgccgccgcacgccggaaGGTGATCGTCATCTCGCTGTCCAGGAAGAAGGGAAGATCGTTATCGCAGTCCGGTCGTCattatcgtcgtcgtcgttccgaaattccggcggccgcggcgaaggcggtggaggcggaagaTTGGCCGTCGTCGAGCGACGGGATGCGTCGTGGCGCCgtagcggcggcgaggtcggcgtcggcggccgccaAGAAGGGTTCCCGCGGCGGCGTGTACCAGCGCCAGCccgggcggtgggcggtggactTCCGGGACAGCCAGCTCAAGGTCCGGCAATGGCTCGGCACGTTCCCCTCCGAGGAGGAGGCCAGGGCCGCCTACGACGCCTTCGAGGTGCAGGTCCGCGCCTCCCtgtcccgcggcggcgccggcgcctcctcccccgccgtcgccatcgcgccGTCACCTGCCCGCGTCAAGATCCAACTACCGGCGCCGCGGCGTGCATCTGGCCGCCGGAAGAAGAcgcagacgacggcgacggtgacgacaacgacgacgacggaatCATTATCGCAAGTGACGGCCTCATCAGCGTCCCCGTCGTCcaaggaggcgccgccgccgtcgtcgtcagcttctgccgcgacgccgccgccgctgaatccgccgccgttcgtcgtcgATACATTCCTGGGGGAGGatgaccacctcgccgccgacgaggatgaCCGCTTCGGCTTCGGCCTCGCCGATCTTGGGCACCTCCCGCTGCCGTTCTTGGATGACAACGACATGGACTTCAAGCTCAGCGACAGCGACgatctctccttcctcttcgaTATCGGCTTCATGTGA
- the LOC4345378 gene encoding AT-rich interactive domain-containing protein 4 isoform X1: MFSTMPHFPSGSRVKCTVLAVLCGKVGKQRAPPCPVPGSQQQRPSYPFPELISSGRLEVHTLINPTVDEFLEAQRALQPRFMYLRGQQLDNEEEIGTLVWRDADVSDPQILSSLIRPPFPTIVYLEVPSGEKIAQSLQSKGISYIMYWRYSLSSYAASHFRHSLMSVVQSSCSHAWDAFQVAYATFQLYCVRNNEVQRLMLGPHLLGDAPRIYITPPGNEIAEEEDTSEYFPDIKIYDEDVNLKLLICGAHCTLDSSLLNSLEDGLNALLNIEFRWCKLQDRVSAAPPLHVDSTLLDGMVTICCDITTSSSSHVSLLLSGSPQTCFDDKLLEKHIKKELIESRQLVRVVSVSEDGPSSAEPLTSMSVASGASTFEVLMTLPKWAAQVLKYLAQETSYKSLVPLGIASVNGTPVCSFDSQDVDWLLFFRTIQDEAIGTSLYPHPPRWSASLAKNRVKGSMVSKPAR, encoded by the exons AT GTTTTCAACCATGCCTCATTTCCCTAGCGGCTCAAGGGTGAAGTGCACGGTGCTTGCAGTGCTGTGTGGGAAGGTAGGCAAGCAGCGGGCGCCACCTTGTCCGGTGCCTGGGTCCCAGCAGCAGCGGCCATCGTACCCATTCCCGGAGTTGATCTCGTCCGGGAGGTTGGAG GTGCACACGCTGATTAACCCTACAGTTGATGAATTTCTGGAGGCACAACGTGCTTTGCAACCCCGCTTCATGTACCTCCGGGGTCAGCAGCTTGACAACGAAGAAGAAATTGGTACACTTGTCTGGCGCGATGCTGATGTATCTGATCCACAGATACTTAGTTCACTCATTCGTCCGCCTTTTCCTACCATT GTTTATTTGGAAGTTCCAAGTGGAGAAAAGATTGCTCAATCTCTTCAATCGAAG GGTATTTCATATATAATGTATTGGAGATATTCATTATCATCGTATGCAGCATCTCATTTTCGCCATTCCTTGATGTCAGTTGTTCAGAG CTCCTGTAGCCATGCATGGGATGCATTTCAGGTTGCATATGCTACTTTTCAACTGTATTGTGTAAGAAATAATGAGGTGCAACGTCTTATGCTTGGGCCTCATCTACTTGGGGATGCTCCAAGGATATATATCACCCCTCCTGGAAACGAAATAGCCGAGGAAGAAGATACCTCGGAATATTTTCCAGACATAAAGATATATGATGAAGATGTGAACTTGAAGCTTCTTATTTGTGGAGCACATTGCACCCTT GATTCATCTCTATTGAACTCACTAGAGGATGGTTTGAATGCTCTTCTCAATATTGAA TTTCGATGGTGCAAACTCCAGGATAGAGTCAG CGCTGCTCCTCCTCTTCATGTTGATTCAACTCTGTTGGACGGGATGGTTACAATATGTTGTGATATCACAACATCTAGTTCTTCCCATGTGTCACTGCTTCTTTCTGGCAGTCCACAGACCTGTTTTGATGATAAG CTTTTGGAGAAGCATATTAAAAAAGAACTTATTGAGAGCCGCCAGTTAGTTCGTGTTGTCTCGGTTAGCGAGGATGGGCCATCTTCAGCTGAGCCGTTGACTTCAATGTCCGTGGCTTCTGGAGCTTCCACTTTTGAAGTCTTGATGACCTTACCTAAGTGGGCAGCACAG GTTTTGAAATATCTTGCTCAAGAAACATCTTACAAAAGCCTGGTTCCACTTGGAATTGCTTCTGTAAATGGTACTCCAGTTTGTTCGTTCGATAGTCAAGATGTGGATTGGCTTCTTTTCTTTCGCACAATCCAAGATGAAGCTATTGGAACTAGTCTATATCCCCATCCGCCAAGATGGTCTGCATCCCTTGCGAAGAACAGAGTTAAGGGAAGTATGGTGTCAAAACCAG CTAGGTGA
- the LOC4345378 gene encoding AT-rich interactive domain-containing protein 4 isoform X2: MPHFPSGSRVKCTVLAVLCGKVGKQRAPPCPVPGSQQQRPSYPFPELISSGRLEVHTLINPTVDEFLEAQRALQPRFMYLRGQQLDNEEEIGTLVWRDADVSDPQILSSLIRPPFPTIVYLEVPSGEKIAQSLQSKGISYIMYWRYSLSSYAASHFRHSLMSVVQSSCSHAWDAFQVAYATFQLYCVRNNEVQRLMLGPHLLGDAPRIYITPPGNEIAEEEDTSEYFPDIKIYDEDVNLKLLICGAHCTLDSSLLNSLEDGLNALLNIEFRWCKLQDRVSAAPPLHVDSTLLDGMVTICCDITTSSSSHVSLLLSGSPQTCFDDKLLEKHIKKELIESRQLVRVVSVSEDGPSSAEPLTSMSVASGASTFEVLMTLPKWAAQVLKYLAQETSYKSLVPLGIASVNGTPVCSFDSQDVDWLLFFRTIQDEAIGTSLYPHPPRWSASLAKNRVKGSMVSKPAR; the protein is encoded by the exons ATGCCTCATTTCCCTAGCGGCTCAAGGGTGAAGTGCACGGTGCTTGCAGTGCTGTGTGGGAAGGTAGGCAAGCAGCGGGCGCCACCTTGTCCGGTGCCTGGGTCCCAGCAGCAGCGGCCATCGTACCCATTCCCGGAGTTGATCTCGTCCGGGAGGTTGGAG GTGCACACGCTGATTAACCCTACAGTTGATGAATTTCTGGAGGCACAACGTGCTTTGCAACCCCGCTTCATGTACCTCCGGGGTCAGCAGCTTGACAACGAAGAAGAAATTGGTACACTTGTCTGGCGCGATGCTGATGTATCTGATCCACAGATACTTAGTTCACTCATTCGTCCGCCTTTTCCTACCATT GTTTATTTGGAAGTTCCAAGTGGAGAAAAGATTGCTCAATCTCTTCAATCGAAG GGTATTTCATATATAATGTATTGGAGATATTCATTATCATCGTATGCAGCATCTCATTTTCGCCATTCCTTGATGTCAGTTGTTCAGAG CTCCTGTAGCCATGCATGGGATGCATTTCAGGTTGCATATGCTACTTTTCAACTGTATTGTGTAAGAAATAATGAGGTGCAACGTCTTATGCTTGGGCCTCATCTACTTGGGGATGCTCCAAGGATATATATCACCCCTCCTGGAAACGAAATAGCCGAGGAAGAAGATACCTCGGAATATTTTCCAGACATAAAGATATATGATGAAGATGTGAACTTGAAGCTTCTTATTTGTGGAGCACATTGCACCCTT GATTCATCTCTATTGAACTCACTAGAGGATGGTTTGAATGCTCTTCTCAATATTGAA TTTCGATGGTGCAAACTCCAGGATAGAGTCAG CGCTGCTCCTCCTCTTCATGTTGATTCAACTCTGTTGGACGGGATGGTTACAATATGTTGTGATATCACAACATCTAGTTCTTCCCATGTGTCACTGCTTCTTTCTGGCAGTCCACAGACCTGTTTTGATGATAAG CTTTTGGAGAAGCATATTAAAAAAGAACTTATTGAGAGCCGCCAGTTAGTTCGTGTTGTCTCGGTTAGCGAGGATGGGCCATCTTCAGCTGAGCCGTTGACTTCAATGTCCGTGGCTTCTGGAGCTTCCACTTTTGAAGTCTTGATGACCTTACCTAAGTGGGCAGCACAG GTTTTGAAATATCTTGCTCAAGAAACATCTTACAAAAGCCTGGTTCCACTTGGAATTGCTTCTGTAAATGGTACTCCAGTTTGTTCGTTCGATAGTCAAGATGTGGATTGGCTTCTTTTCTTTCGCACAATCCAAGATGAAGCTATTGGAACTAGTCTATATCCCCATCCGCCAAGATGGTCTGCATCCCTTGCGAAGAACAGAGTTAAGGGAAGTATGGTGTCAAAACCAG CTAGGTGA
- the LOC4345379 gene encoding uncharacterized protein — protein sequence MVSGATSSSMAGDEATHRKPKRKRRAKSADEDASGDEPPESKGPNLTCCSATLASEACRVLSNTHHEKLGEIGLDAVACMTLESLKKTNPDTMCPSIDGERKIQITPRTVKLVMGTPLGGHDIVIPPNKVVRSVHDRITQELGIARNGRISAKMLIEVIKNQKDNPSAVRFLVMVLMSKLLLPTTDFYIPKSDVWVAADLDRVAAIDWSKAVFQALSDTIRCWRQKPTSSITSCVVFLVVRFCILTTSSTSESGGLRSSMSDGGDGRGVDMYPKSSANIVSSASIEGDSRNGSGEGGGGSDTRNSSGEFTYLLTVLRRGINGRSWNMFFGISRFGGRCLGNLIHGMSWVCVGHLCRSRDSQVYKRECKPCKQKSRDLIRANPGSNRRYFLAD from the exons ATGGTCAGCGGCGCAACTTCTTCATCAATGGCTGGAGATGAAGCAACACATAGGAAGCCAAAAAGGAAGCGGCGGGCTAAGTCGGCCGATGAAGACGCATCAGGCGATGAG CCACCCGAATCAAAGGGGCCCAACCTGACATGTTGCAGCGCCACGTTAGCGTCGGAGGCTTGTCGTGTGCTGTCCAATACACACCACGAGAAATTGGGGGAAATCGGGCTAGACGCCGTGGCTTGCATGACACTTGAAAGTCTCAAGAAGACCAACCCCGACACAATGTGTCCTTCCATTGATGGTGAACGGAAGATTCAGATCACCCCTCGCACCGTGAAGCTTGTGATGGGGACCCCATTAGGCGGACATGATATTGTAATCCCACCTAACAAGGTTGTGCGAAGCGTGCACGACAGGATCACACAAGAATTGGGAATTGCACGGAATGGTCGGATCTCAGCTAAAATGCTGATTGAAGTGATCAAGAACCAGAAAGACAACCCCTCGGCAGTTCGTTTCTTAGTCATGGTTCTTATGTCCAAGCTCCTACTCCCAACAACCGACTTTTACATACCCAAGAGTGATGTATGGGTTGCCGCTGACCTCGATCGGGTCGCTGCCATCGATTGGTCGAAGGCAGTGTTCCAAGCACTGAGCGATACCATCAGATGTTGGCGACAAAAGCCCACATCGTCAATCACATCTTGTGTTGTATTTTTGGTG GTTCGGTTCTGTATCTTGACAACATCCTCGACGTCCGAATCAGGTGGGTTGAGGTCATCAATGTCCGATGGTGGAGATGGGCGTGGAGTTGACATGTACCCAAAATCTTCAGCGAACATCGTGTCATCTGCTTCCATCGAGGGCGACAGCAGGAATGGGTCTGGGGAAGGCGGTGGTGGCTCCGACACACGAAACTCTTCGGGGGAGTTCACATACCTCCTCACGGTGCTCCGACGTGGTATTAACGGACGGAGCTGGAACATGTTCTTCGGAATTAGTCGCTTTGGCGGTAGATGTTTGGGCAATCTCATCCATGGGATGAGTTGGGTCTGTGTTGGGCACTTGTGCAGAAGCCGTGATAGTCAAGTTTATAAAAGGGAATGCAAACCTTGCAAACAGAAATCACGGGATCTGATCCGTGCTAATCCAGGGAGTAATCGAAGATATTTTCTAGCGGATTAG